From Medicago truncatula cultivar Jemalong A17 chromosome 7, MtrunA17r5.0-ANR, whole genome shotgun sequence, a single genomic window includes:
- the LOC11439503 gene encoding ensconsin yields MACTIDFRHLDEGFGGKTYKRKREQAQAIEDAKMEEIVSMETDDTAPPPAKRSALPSLSDPNKPTFSAVSFGAPTYDGVIAGKVSGRKWKQVRTRRASALQVSKKGTTFEERAREKRIKTAYKEKMTELKEAIRMNKVEKRKKREESEKRKKENVLKSGTKFQKITNPKTLKKIAKSKQRKQLRMVPDDMIKK; encoded by the coding sequence ATGGCCTGCACCATTGATTTCCGTCACCTCGATGAAGGCTTCGGCGGCAAAACCTACAAACGCAAACGCGAACAAGCCCAAGCAATCGAAGACGCTAAGATGGAAGAAATCGTATCCATGGAAACCGACGACACCGCTCCTCCACCAGCTAAGCGATCCGCTCTCCCATCCTTATCAGATCCAAACAAACCCACCTTCTCCGCAGTCTCCTTCGGTGCCCCAACCTACGACGGGGTCATCGCCGGAAAAGTCTCCGGCAGAAAATGGAAGCAAGTCCGTACTCGTCGCGCTTCAGCTCTTCAGGTGAGCAAGAAAGGGACTACGTTTGAGGAGAGAGCGAGAGAGAAGAGGATTAAGACGGCGTATAAGGAGAAGATGACGGAGTTGAAAGAGGCGATAAGGATGAATAAGgtggagaagagaaagaagagagaagagagtgagaagaggaagaaggagAATGTTTTGAAATCTGGAACGAAGTTTCAGAAGATTACGAATCCGAAAACTTTGAAGAAGATTGCTAAGTCTAAGCAGAGGAAGCAGCTTAGGATGGTACCTGATGATatgattaagaaataa
- the LOC112416320 gene encoding putative pentatricopeptide repeat-containing protein At2g01510 codes for MNNIIKPCTRNLVTTLTAPKPHLHVDASIIKTGFNPNTYRSNFLVKSFLQRGDLNGARKLFDEMPHKNIFSTNTMIMGYIKSGNLSEARTLFDSMFQRTAVTWTMLIGGYAQNNQFREAFGLFIEMGRHGIDPDHVSLATLLSGFTEFDSVNEVRQVHSHVIKLGYDSTLVVSNSLLDSYCKTRSLGLAFQLFNDIPERDSVTFNALLTGYSKEGFNREAINLFFKMQEVGYRPTEFTFAAILTAGIQLDDIEFGQQVHGFVVKCNFVWNVFVANALLDFYSKHDRVVEASKLFYEMPEVDGISYNVLVTCYAWNGRVKESLELFKELQFTGFDRRNFPFATLLSIAAISLNLDIGRQIHSQTIVTDAISEILVGNSLVDMYAKCGEFGEANRIFSDLAIQSSVPWTAMISSYVQKGLHEDGLKLFVEMQRAKIGADAATYASIVRACASLASLTLGKQLHSHIIGSGYISNVFSGSALVDMYAKCGSIKDALQMFQEMPVRNSVSWNALISAYAQNGDGDCTLRLFEEMVRSGLQPDSVSLLSILCACSHCGLVEEGLQYFDSMTRIYKLVPKKEHYASTIDMLCRGGRFDEAEKLMAQMPFEPDEIMWSSVLNSCGIHKNQELAKKAANQLFNMKVLRDAAPYVTMSNIYAAAGEWDNVGKVKKAMRERGVKKVPAYSWVEIKHKTHVFTANDKTHPQMREIMKKLDELEEKMVKKGYKPDSSCALHNVDEEVKVESLKYHSERIAIAFALISTPEGSPILVMKNLRACTDCHAAIKVISKIVRREITVRDSSRFHHFRDGFCTCRDYW; via the coding sequence ATGAATAACATAATAAAACCATGTACGAGGAATCTTGTCACGACGCTAACTGCTCCAAAACCTCACCTTCACGTCGACGCTTCCATCATAAAAACAGGCTTCAATCCCAACACATACCGTTCCAACTTCCTCGTCAAGTCATTTCTCCAACGTGGCGATTTAAACGGTGCACGTAaactgtttgatgaaatgcccCACAAGAACATATTCTCCACCAATACCATGATCATGGGTTACATTAAATCAGGCAATCTTTCCGAAGCTAGAACCTTGTTTGATTCCATGTTTCAACGCACTGCTGTTACGTGGACAATGTTGATCGGTGGATATGctcaaaataatcaatttcGTGAAGCCTTTGGACTTTTTATCGAAATGGGTAGGCATGGGATCGACCCGGATCATGTTAGTTTGGCAACTTTGTTATCCGGGTTTACTGAGTTTGATTCTGTTAATGAAGTGAGACAGGTTCATAGTCATGTTATCAAATTGGGATACGACTCGACGCTTGTTGTTTCTAACTCGTTGCTTGATTCTTACTGTAAGACTCGCAGCCTCGGATTAGCGTTTCAACTGTTTAATGATATACCTGAGAGAGATTCTGTTACTTTTAATGCCTTGTTGACGGGGTACTCGAAAGAAGGGTTTAATCGTGAAGCCATAAACCTGTTTTTCAAGATGCAGGAAGTGGGGTATAGGCCGACGGAGTTTACTTTTGCAGCAATTTTAACAGCAGGTATACAGTTGGATGATATAGAATTTGGTCAACAAGTTCATGGTTTTGTAGTGAAGTGTAACTTTGTTTGGAATGTGTTTGTGGCTAATGCTTTGCTTGATTTTTACTCGAAGCATGATCGGGTTGTTGAAGCAAGTAAGCTTTTTTATGAGATGCCGGAGGTGGATGGTATCTCTTACAATGTGCTTGTCACGTGTTATGCGTGGAATGGAAGAGTGAAAGAATCTCTTGAACTATTCAAGGAGTTACAGTTCACTGGATTTGACAGAAGGAATTTCCCATTTGCTACATTGTTAAGCATAGCTGCAATATCTTTAAACCTTGATATAGGTAGGCAAATTCATTCCCAGACTATTGTAACGGATGCGATTTCAGAAATTCTCGTAGGGAATTCTTTGGTTGACATGTATGCTAAATGTGGCGAATTTGGGGAAGCAAATAGGATTTTTTCAGATCTGGCTATTCAAAGTTCAGTTCCATGGACAGCCATGATCTCATCTTATGTCCAGAAGGGGCTTCATGAAGATGGTCTAAAGCTGTTCGTTGAGATGCAAAGAGCCAAAATAGGTGCCGACGCAGCCACTTATGCCAGCATTGTAAGAGCATGTGCTAGTTTAGCCTCATTGACGCTAGGAAAGCAGTTACACTCGCATATAATTGGATCAGGATACATTTCAAATGTATTTTCTGGGAGTGCACTTGTTGACATGTATGCAAAATGTGGATCCATAAAAGATGCACTTCAAATGTTTCAAGAGATGCCTGTAAGAAATTCAGTTTCCTGGAATGCACTGATTTCAGCTTATGCACAAAACGGAGACGGTGACTGCACCCTTAGATTGTTTGAAGAAATGGTTCGTTCTGGATTGCAGCCAGATTCTGTTAGCCTTCTTAGCATTCTGTGCGCTTGCAGTCACTGTGGTCTAGTTGAAGAAGGTTTACAATACTTCGACTCCATGACTCGAATTTATAAACTTGTTCCCAAGAAAGAGCATTATGCATCAACCATTGATATGTTATGCCGCGGTGGAAGATTTGATGAGGCGGAGAAATTGATGGCTCAGATGCCTTTTGAACCTGATGAAATAATGTGGTCATCAGTTCTCAACTCGTGCGGAATCCATAAAAATCAAGAGTTGGCAAAGAAAGCAGCAAACCAACTATTCAATATGAAGGTACTTAGAGATGCTGCTCCATATGTTACCATGTCCAATATCTATGCAGCAGCTGGTGAATGGGACAATGTAGGAAAGGTGAAGAAAGCAATGAGAGAAAGAGGTGTGAAAAAAGTCCCTGCTTATAGTTGGGttgaaatcaaacacaaaaCTCATGTTTTCACAGCCAATGATAAGACTCATCCACAGATGAGAGAGATAATGAAGAAGCTTGAtgaattggaagagaaaatggtgaaaaaagGGTATAAACCAGATTCAAGCTGTGCCCTTCACAATGTGGATGAGGAAGTGAAGGTAGAGTCTCTTAAATATCACAGTGAACGCATTGCCATTGCCTTTGCGCTAATTAGCACCCCGGAAGGGTCACCTATACTGGTGATGAAAAACCTGAGAGCTTGTACTGATTGCCATGCCGCCATCAAGGTAATCTCGAAGATCGTCCGTCGAGAAATTACGGTTAGAGATTCAAGCAGGTTCCATCATTTCAGGGATGGGTTTTGCACTTGTAGGGACTACTGGTAG